A part of Arachis hypogaea cultivar Tifrunner chromosome 12, arahy.Tifrunner.gnm2.J5K5, whole genome shotgun sequence genomic DNA contains:
- the LOC112730734 gene encoding uncharacterized protein, which yields MDDNNGEAKRMEEGLNGSIVIDHDEKDKTVISHEKDQGTMKQKTKRIATLDAFRGFTIVVMILVDDAGGAYPEIDHSPWNGCTLADFVMPFFLFIVGVAIALAFKRVPKVKYAVKKIFIRTLKLLFWGILLQGGYSHAPDDLSYGVDMKFIRWCGILQRIGLVFCVVALIETFSSKIRPTTLNPGHLSIFTAYRWQWFGGFVAFLIYMVTTFSLYVPNWSFVDYNEENPKRHTVICGMRGDLGAACNAVGYVDRQVWGINHLYSHPVWSRLKACTLSSPSEGHFRKDAPTWCRAPFEPEGLLSSISAILSGTIGVHYGHVLIHFKRHSERLKQWISMGFVLLILGIILHLTHAIPINKQLYSFSYVCFTAGAAGIVSSAFYILIDVWGFRTPFLFLEWIGMNAMLVFVMAAQSIFPGFVNGWYFKDQDNTLVNWIQEHVFNNVWHSERLGTLLYVIFAEITFWGLVAGIFHKLGIYWKL from the exons ATGGATGATAATAATGGAGAAGCAAAGAGAATGGAAGAAGGTTTGAATGGCTCTATTGTTATTGATCATGATGAAAAGGACAAAACGGTCATTTCTCATGAGAAAGATCAAGGAACAatgaaacagaaaacaaagagAATCGCAACACTTGATGCATTTAGAGGTTTCACTATCGTG GTGATGATATTGGTTGATGATGCTGGTGGGGCTTATCCAGAAATTGATCACTCACCTTGGAATGGATGCACATTGGCTGATTTTGTTAtgcctttctttcttttcattgttGGAGTTGCCATAGCTCTTGCTTTCAAG AGAGTCCCTAAGGTTAAATATGCTGTGAAGAAGATATTCATTAGAACATTGAAACTTCTCTTCTGGGGTATACTTTTGCAAG GTGGATACTCTCATGCCCCTGATGACCTTTCATATGGGGTTGACATGAAATTTATTAGATGGTGTGGCATTCTTCAG AGAATAGGCCTTGTATTCTGTGTTGTTGCTCTAATAGAGACATTTAGTTCCAAGATTAGACCAACCACCCTAAATCCTGGACATCTATCCATTTTTACTGCCTATAGATGGCAATG GTTTGGAGGATTTGTTGCATTTCTGATTTACATGGTCACAACATTCAGCCTCTATGTTCCAAATTGGAGTTTTGTGGACTATAATGAGGAAAACCCAAAGAGACATACA GTAATATGTGGCATGAGAGGAGACTTAGGAGCAGCATGTAATGCAGTTGGCTATGTGGACAGACAAGTTTGGGGGATTAACCATCTTTACTCTCACCCTGTTTGGTCACGCTTGAAG GCATGCACATTAAGTTCTCCAAGTGAGGGGCATTTTCGTAAAGATGCTCCAACTTGGTGTCGTGCTCCCTTTGAACCTGAGGGCCTGTTGAG TTCCATATCAGCTATCCTGTCTGGCACCATTGGCGTCCACTATGGTCATGTCTTGATTCACTTCAAG AGGCATTCAGAGAGGTTAAAGCAATGGATCTCAATGGGGTTTGTGTTACTAATCCTTGGCATCATCCTTCATTTAACACATG CTATCCCAATCAACAAGCAACTATACAGCTTCAGCTATGTTTGTTTCACAGCTGGGGCAGCAGGAATTGTATCCTCTGCATTCTACATACTG ATTGATGTTTGGGGATTTAGAACGCCATTCTTGTTCTTGGAATGGATAGGAATGAATGCAATGCTTGTGTTTGTTATGGCTGCTCAGAGCATCTTCCCAGGCTTTGTTAATGGATGGTATTTTAAGGATCAAGATAACACACTA GTAAATTGGATCCAAGAGCATGTGTTTAACAATGTTTGGCACTCAGAGAGATTGGGTACTCTATTATATGTCATCTTTGCTGAAATCACTTTCTGGGGTTTGGTTGCTGGCATCTTCCACAAATTAGGAATATATTGGAAACTCTAG